In the Candidatus Omnitrophota bacterium genome, one interval contains:
- a CDS encoding bifunctional precorrin-2 dehydrogenase/sirohydrochlorin ferrochelatase gives MKVEEPVYQRYFQICLNITSKPCVVIGGGDVARRKAASLIENKADVTLVSPKLDPVLEYMAFQKEFVWKQREFQPKDLDGVFIAIAATDQREVNEKIAILCREKGILCNVVDAPDEGTFITPTAVDRGPLSISVSTSGISPALASSIRQEIEMAYGEEYGRFLELMAMLRPKVLAEFSSLQQRHLIFERMVSSRALSLLRNGMNEEAHKELEDIVREAKFDSFAPGGALANGKSKE, from the coding sequence ATGAAAGTGGAAGAACCTGTCTATCAACGATATTTTCAAATCTGCCTGAATATCACAAGTAAACCGTGCGTCGTCATTGGCGGGGGAGATGTGGCTCGAAGAAAAGCCGCCTCTCTAATCGAAAACAAGGCGGACGTCACCCTCGTCAGTCCCAAGTTGGATCCCGTCTTGGAGTATATGGCCTTCCAGAAAGAATTCGTCTGGAAGCAGCGCGAGTTTCAACCGAAAGACCTCGACGGCGTATTCATCGCCATTGCGGCCACGGACCAACGCGAGGTGAACGAGAAAATCGCAATCCTATGCCGGGAAAAAGGGATATTGTGCAATGTCGTGGATGCTCCAGACGAGGGAACGTTCATCACTCCCACAGCGGTAGACCGGGGGCCGCTATCCATATCCGTTTCCACCTCGGGAATCAGCCCAGCGTTGGCCTCCAGCATCCGGCAGGAGATCGAGATGGCCTACGGAGAGGAATACGGACGCTTCCTGGAACTGATGGCCATGCTAAGGCCCAAAGTGTTAGCGGAATTTTCTTCGCTCCAGCAGCGGCATTTGATATTCGAACGAATGGTATCGTCCCGCGCCCTTTCCCTGTTGCGCAATGGCATGAACGAGGAAGCCCATAAGGAATTGGAGGATATCGTTCGAGAAGCGAAATTCGACTCTTTCGCGCCCGGCGGCGCTCTAGCCAATGGAAAATCCAAGGAATGA
- a CDS encoding type II secretion system protein GspG, translated as MTMKQIAFALLIGSILLLSFSCAKEEKPGADAAEKHRVTISDRSCTFKEQMLYLVLVLQVYRLHVGAFPSSSNNLEALAAKPNVLEATGGWDGPYAESDKLFLDPWGRKLAYSLDAKGKMDLRSLGPDGVRSGDDLIAADMFPDFYKELDKLDRMGPIPVVHSATAP; from the coding sequence ATGACGATGAAGCAAATCGCCTTTGCTCTTCTTATCGGATCGATCCTCCTCCTATCTTTTTCCTGCGCCAAAGAAGAAAAACCCGGCGCGGACGCCGCGGAAAAACATCGGGTGACGATCAGCGACCGCTCGTGCACGTTCAAAGAACAGATGCTCTATCTCGTTTTGGTGCTGCAAGTCTACCGCTTGCACGTTGGAGCGTTTCCCTCATCCTCCAACAATCTGGAAGCGTTGGCCGCCAAACCTAACGTACTGGAAGCCACGGGAGGATGGGATGGACCTTACGCGGAATCCGATAAACTCTTCCTCGACCCTTGGGGCAGAAAACTGGCCTACTCTCTTGACGCCAAAGGCAAGATGGATTTGCGCAGCTTAGGTCCGGACGGCGTCCGCAGCGGCGACGACCTGATCGCCGCCGACATGTTTCCCGATTTTTACAAGGAATTGGATAAACTGGACCGCATGGGACCCATCCCGGTCGTCCATTCGGCGACGGCCCCATAG
- a CDS encoding PAS domain S-box protein → MGRDEVFDDLFEQIETPIFLVNVVDNGDFIYEEINPALEKALSLSKQEIIGKRPEDIPAFSDEMAETARANYKHCVKSGHPYCYEEKRVIDGKETWWTIQLSPQRGESEKIIRLIGAAFDITNRKRKEEDLRIYQNIVSSTNDIISLVDKQYTYRVVNDSYLRFHQKKREEIVGRTVAEILGEKVFRETVKEKLDRCLKGETIQYRSWFQYPVLGRRLMEMTYSPYKDEYGVISGIVVNGKDVTEIQRAQDTLLERLDYERAAAESMSLLVKSQEVDEQLPRILNILRLAVNVSRAYIFRNEDDPDAGLCMTQIHEAVAENIPPQIGNPSLQHLPYREGAPTLLSVLQTRRPFARIVADMQGLECEILEAQNILSLLILPIYCGNEFWGLIGFDDCETVRAWREEDINLLQAVADGVGAAILRQQSEKAVRISEERFRALFENSPIPIWEEDFSAVKGVLDGLKDMGVDHLETYLEQHPDATKQCAELVRITNVNQAALEMHEAACKEELFKGLIRTFTPESYKTFRSELIALWNGRKEMASDAVIRTLSGKPKQVTIYFAVCPGHEQTLSKVLVSIIDITERKQAEERLMLLNFALDHVCEAAFLVKEDARFIYVNENACQVLGYERDELLGLSVPDIDPDYPMERWRDHWKQLKTRHSITFETRHKTKDSRLIPVEMSVNYFEYDGQGYNLGLARDIADRKRAEQERSAYLHFFENMDRINRAIQGVNDLERMMSDVLDEALSILDCDRASLVYPCDPEAASWRAPMERTRKEYPGLFALGMDIPMNADAANVFRTLLASNVPVKFGPPYEHSLPAEIIEQFHIQSQIAMAIYPKIDKPYMFVLHQCSYQRIWTPDEEILFQEIGRRITDGLTSLLSHRNLMESEKKYRSLFEDSFDGLFITSPEGKILDVNKKGVSMFGYSSKEEVQRLDLSKDVYKSPLDRQRVLSIADAQGFAEYEIGFKKKNGDKIIVQCSLTAQKDEKGEVVAYRSILRDITESKRAQNIMQARLRLLEFAPSHAMDELLTAALDEMEALTESSIGFYHFLESDQQTLSLQSWSTNTLKNMCTAAGKGSHYHISQAGVWVDCVHERRPVIHNDYAALPHRKGMPEGHAPVTRELVVPIFRGDSITAIIGVGNKSVLYNENDIEIVSTLGDLSWDIVERKRAEERIRMQLDELQRWHDVTLNREDRVQDLKREVNELMTRLGEPVRYASAAE, encoded by the coding sequence ATGGGAAGAGACGAAGTCTTCGATGATCTTTTCGAACAAATCGAAACGCCTATATTCCTCGTCAACGTCGTTGACAACGGCGATTTTATTTACGAGGAAATCAATCCAGCTTTAGAGAAGGCGCTCAGTTTATCGAAACAAGAAATCATTGGAAAGCGGCCCGAAGATATCCCTGCCTTTTCCGATGAAATGGCGGAGACGGCGCGAGCGAATTATAAGCATTGCGTCAAGAGCGGCCATCCCTATTGTTATGAAGAGAAGCGCGTTATCGACGGCAAAGAAACATGGTGGACGATCCAACTTTCTCCTCAACGTGGAGAATCGGAAAAAATCATCCGGCTCATCGGCGCCGCTTTCGATATTACGAATAGAAAAAGAAAGGAAGAAGATCTCAGGATTTATCAAAACATCGTATCTTCCACCAACGATATTATTTCCCTCGTTGATAAGCAATATACCTACCGCGTAGTCAACGATTCCTATTTAAGATTTCACCAAAAAAAACGCGAGGAGATTGTCGGGCGCACCGTCGCGGAGATTTTGGGAGAGAAGGTTTTCAGGGAGACCGTCAAAGAAAAACTCGACCGATGCCTAAAGGGCGAAACGATTCAATATCGATCCTGGTTTCAATACCCGGTTTTAGGACGCCGGCTCATGGAAATGACCTATTCCCCTTACAAAGACGAATACGGAGTCATATCGGGAATCGTGGTTAATGGTAAGGACGTCACGGAAATTCAACGGGCGCAAGATACGCTGCTTGAGAGACTCGATTACGAGCGGGCGGCGGCGGAGAGCATGAGCCTCCTAGTGAAATCCCAGGAGGTGGACGAGCAATTGCCGCGTATTTTGAATATCCTGCGCCTGGCCGTCAACGTCAGCCGCGCTTATATCTTCCGGAACGAGGACGATCCAGACGCGGGGCTTTGCATGACTCAAATCCACGAAGCCGTCGCCGAAAACATTCCCCCGCAGATCGGCAATCCCTCCTTGCAGCATCTCCCCTACCGGGAGGGCGCGCCGACGTTGTTATCCGTTTTGCAGACGCGGCGGCCCTTTGCGCGCATCGTGGCCGATATGCAAGGTTTGGAATGCGAAATTCTGGAAGCGCAAAACATCCTCTCCCTTCTGATTCTCCCTATTTATTGCGGAAACGAATTTTGGGGACTCATCGGCTTCGACGACTGCGAGACGGTGCGCGCTTGGCGGGAGGAGGACATAAACTTGCTGCAGGCCGTAGCGGACGGCGTCGGCGCGGCCATCTTGCGCCAGCAATCGGAGAAGGCGGTCAGAATCAGTGAAGAGAGGTTTCGCGCCCTATTCGAGAATTCGCCCATTCCGATTTGGGAGGAAGATTTTTCCGCCGTCAAAGGAGTGCTCGACGGTCTGAAAGATATGGGCGTAGACCATCTTGAAACATATTTGGAACAGCATCCCGACGCAACGAAGCAATGCGCCGAGTTGGTGCGGATTACCAATGTAAATCAGGCCGCCTTGGAGATGCATGAAGCGGCTTGCAAAGAGGAATTGTTCAAGGGACTGATTAGGACTTTTACGCCCGAATCCTATAAGACATTTCGATCCGAACTGATTGCTCTTTGGAACGGGCGAAAGGAGATGGCAAGCGACGCCGTTATTCGGACATTAAGCGGCAAGCCAAAGCAAGTAACGATATATTTCGCCGTTTGTCCGGGCCACGAACAAACGCTGTCCAAAGTACTGGTTTCCATCATCGACATTACAGAACGCAAACAAGCGGAAGAAAGGCTCATGTTGCTGAACTTCGCTCTCGACCATGTGTGCGAAGCGGCCTTTCTCGTCAAGGAAGACGCTCGTTTTATCTATGTAAACGAAAATGCTTGCCAAGTCCTGGGATACGAGCGCGATGAGCTGCTCGGCTTAAGCGTACCGGATATCGATCCCGATTATCCCATGGAACGCTGGAGAGACCATTGGAAACAACTCAAGACTCGGCATTCGATAACCTTCGAAACTCGCCACAAAACGAAGGATAGCCGCCTTATCCCCGTCGAAATGAGCGTTAACTATTTTGAATACGACGGTCAGGGCTACAACCTAGGATTGGCGCGAGACATCGCCGACCGCAAACGCGCGGAACAAGAACGTTCGGCTTATCTTCATTTCTTTGAAAACATGGACCGAATCAACAGAGCTATCCAGGGCGTCAATGACCTCGAACGGATGATGAGCGACGTTCTCGACGAGGCGCTATCCATTCTCGATTGCGATCGGGCGAGTCTGGTTTATCCCTGCGATCCGGAAGCCGCTTCATGGCGGGCGCCGATGGAACGCACACGGAAGGAATATCCCGGTCTGTTCGCCTTGGGGATGGATATTCCAATGAACGCAGATGCCGCCAACGTATTCCGAACCTTGCTAGCCTCAAACGTTCCCGTAAAATTCGGCCCACCCTATGAACATTCTTTGCCGGCGGAGATAATCGAACAGTTTCATATCCAGTCTCAGATCGCGATGGCGATTTACCCCAAGATCGACAAACCTTATATGTTCGTCTTGCACCAATGCTCATACCAACGTATTTGGACGCCGGATGAAGAAATTCTATTCCAGGAGATCGGCAGGCGGATAACCGACGGCTTAACCAGTCTGTTGTCGCATCGCAACTTGATGGAAAGCGAAAAGAAATATCGCTCGCTTTTCGAGGATTCCTTCGACGGACTCTTTATCACTTCCCCCGAAGGAAAAATCCTCGACGTGAACAAGAAGGGCGTCTCCATGTTCGGCTACAGCTCGAAAGAGGAGGTGCAGCGCCTGGATTTATCGAAGGATGTCTATAAGAGTCCCTTAGACAGGCAGCGAGTGCTTTCCATAGCCGATGCGCAGGGCTTCGCCGAATACGAGATCGGCTTCAAGAAAAAGAACGGCGACAAAATCATTGTTCAATGCTCTTTAACCGCCCAGAAAGACGAAAAGGGAGAGGTTGTCGCCTACCGAAGCATCCTGCGCGACATCACCGAATCCAAGCGTGCTCAGAATATCATGCAAGCGCGTCTGCGGCTGTTGGAGTTCGCCCCATCTCACGCGATGGACGAATTGCTGACGGCGGCTTTGGACGAAATGGAAGCGCTGACGGAAAGTTCGATCGGATTCTATCATTTTCTCGAATCCGATCAACAAACGCTCTCCTTGCAGAGTTGGTCGACGAATACGCTCAAAAACATGTGTACGGCGGCGGGAAAGGGCAGCCATTACCATATTTCCCAAGCGGGAGTATGGGTGGATTGCGTCCATGAACGCCGTCCCGTCATTCACAACGATTACGCCGCCTTGCCGCATCGCAAAGGGATGCCGGAAGGTCATGCTCCGGTAACGAGAGAGCTTGTTGTACCGATTTTCCGCGGCGATTCGATTACGGCGATTATAGGCGTGGGCAATAAATCTGTCCTGTATAATGAAAATGATATCGAAATCGTATCGACTCTGGGCGACCTTTCCTGGGATATCGTCGAACGCAAACGGGCGGAAGAGAGAATCCGGATGCAACTCGACGAGCTTCAACGTTGGCATGATGTTACGTTGAACCGGGAAGATCGAGTTCAAGACCTGAAGCGAGAAGTCAACGAATTGATGACGCGGTTGGGCGAGCCTGTCCGTTATGCCAGCGCAGCGGAATAA